The Palaemon carinicauda isolate YSFRI2023 chromosome 33, ASM3689809v2, whole genome shotgun sequence genome contains a region encoding:
- the LOC137626169 gene encoding asparagine-rich protein-like: MTINIDQINTNNIRMTINTDQIYTNNIRMTINIDQINTNNIRMTINTDQIYTNNIRMAINTDQINTNNIRMTINTDQIYTNNIRMAINTDQINTNNIRMAINTDQINTNNIRRIINTDQINTNNIRMTINTDQINTNNIRMTINIDQINTNNIRMTINTDQINTNNIRMTINIDQINTNNIRMTINTDQIYTNNIRMAINIDQINTNNIRMAINTDQIYTNNIRMAINTDQINTNNIRMTINTDQIYTNNIRMAINTDQINTNNIRMTINTDQIYTNNIRMAINTDQINTNNIRMTINTDQIYTNNIRMAINTDQINTNNIRMAINTDQINTNNIRRIINTDQIYTNNIRMNINTDQINTNNISRIINTDQTNTNNKPPIMSNGQINKETFL; the protein is encoded by the coding sequence ATGACAATTAACATCGATCAAATCAACACCAATAATATAAGAATGACAATTAACACTGATCAAATCTACACCAATAATATAAGGATGACAATTAACATCGATCAAATCAACACCAATAATATAAGAATGACAATTAACACTGATCAAATCTACACCAATAATATAAGGATGGCAATTAACACTGATCAAATCAACACCAATAATATAAGGATGACAATTAACACTGATCAAATCTACACCAATAATATAAGGATGGCAATTAACACTGATCAAATCAACACCAATAATATACGGATGGCAATTAACACTGATCAAATCAACACCAATAATATAAGGAGGATAATTAACACTGATCAAATCAACACCAATAATATAAGAATGACAATTAACACTGATCAAATCAACACCAATAATATAAGGATGACAATTAACATCGATCAAATCAACACCAATAATATAAGAATGACAATTAACACTGATCAAATCAACACCAATAATATAAGGATGACAATTAACATCGATCAAATCAACACCAATAATATAAGAATGACAATTAACACTGATCAAATCTACACCAATAATATAAGGATGGCAATTAACATCGATCAAATCAACACCAATAATATACGGATGGCAATTAACACTGATCAAATCTACACCAATAATATAAGGATGGCAATTAACACTGATCAAATCAACACCAATAATATAAGGATGACAATTAACACTGATCAAATCTACACCAATAATATAAGGATGGCAATTAACACTGATCAAATCAACACCAATAATATAAGGATGACAATTAACACTGATCAAATCTACACCAATAATATAAGGATGGCAATTAACACTGATCAAATCAACACCAATAATATAAGGATGACAATTAACACTGATCAAATCTACACCAATAATATAAGGATGGCAATTAACACTGATCAAATCAACACCAATAATATACGGATGGCAATTAACACTGATCAAATCAACACCAATAATATAAGGAGGATAATTAACACTGATCAAATCTACACCAATAATATAAGGATGAACATTAACACTGATCAAATCAACACCAATAATATAAGTAGGATAATTAATACTGATCAAACCAACACCAACAATAAACCACCGATAATGAGCAATGGTCAAATCAACAAGGAGACATTTCTTTGA